The following coding sequences are from one Lysinibacillus sp. FSL W8-0992 window:
- the aroQ gene encoding type II 3-dehydroquinate dehydratase produces the protein MKLLCLNGPNLNRLGKREPHIYGHETLEDVKNNVQNLAASLGATVEFRQSNHEGVLVDWVHEAEDDKYDGIIFNPGAYTHTSVALHDAIAGVAVPVIEVHISNIHKREAFRHHSYLAPACLGQISGLGTKGYELALRTFIEREK, from the coding sequence GTGAAGTTATTATGTTTGAATGGACCTAACTTAAATCGACTAGGGAAACGGGAGCCCCATATATACGGCCATGAAACACTAGAAGATGTAAAGAATAATGTTCAAAATCTCGCGGCTTCTCTTGGTGCTACAGTCGAGTTTCGTCAATCTAATCATGAGGGTGTCCTTGTTGATTGGGTACACGAAGCAGAAGATGACAAGTATGATGGTATTATCTTTAATCCAGGTGCATATACCCATACAAGCGTAGCATTACATGATGCAATTGCAGGAGTTGCTGTTCCAGTTATTGAAGTACATATTTCCAATATTCACAAACGTGAGGCTTTTCGCCATCATTCCTATCTTGCACCAGCCTGCCTTGGCCAAATTAGTGGTCTTGGTACGAAAGGCTATGAACTAGCACTACGCACTTTTATTGAGAGGGAGAAATAA
- a CDS encoding M24 family metallopeptidase, with the protein MLKLQKLRKTLQEQNIDGILITNGYNRRYMTGFTGTAGVAIVSQNEAVFITDFRYTEQAAAQIKDFRIVQHEVTLLEEIATQVKAMGIKSLGFEKDTVSFGTYELYKSVIQADLVPVSGLIEKIRLIKTEQEINIIKVACEIADHAFTHILDFIKPGKTELEVSNELEFFMRQQGATQSSFDTIVASGLRSALPHGVATNKVIEKGDFVTLDFGALYNGYISDITRTVAVGEPSEKLVEMYNTVLASQLLSLEKVGPGLTGIQADAIARDYLTEKGYGEAFGHSLGHGIGLEVHEGPGLSKRSETVLEPGMAVTIEPGVYVPGVGGVRIEDDILITESGNELLTHSTKELIIL; encoded by the coding sequence ATGTTGAAATTACAAAAGCTTCGTAAAACACTTCAAGAACAAAACATCGATGGCATTTTAATTACAAATGGGTACAACCGTCGATATATGACAGGGTTTACTGGTACAGCAGGTGTGGCAATCGTGTCACAAAATGAAGCTGTATTCATTACTGACTTCCGATATACAGAGCAAGCAGCTGCGCAAATTAAAGATTTCCGAATTGTACAGCACGAAGTAACGCTCCTAGAAGAAATTGCGACACAAGTTAAAGCAATGGGTATTAAATCATTGGGATTTGAGAAAGATACTGTAAGCTTTGGCACATATGAGTTATATAAAAGTGTGATTCAAGCTGATTTAGTGCCCGTTTCTGGATTAATTGAAAAAATTCGCTTGATTAAGACTGAACAAGAGATTAATATTATTAAGGTTGCGTGTGAAATAGCTGATCACGCATTTACACATATTTTAGACTTCATCAAGCCAGGTAAAACAGAGCTTGAAGTTTCGAATGAATTAGAGTTTTTCATGCGACAACAAGGAGCAACACAGTCCTCATTTGATACGATTGTAGCATCTGGTCTTCGCTCAGCTCTACCACATGGTGTTGCTACGAATAAAGTTATTGAAAAAGGCGACTTTGTCACACTAGATTTTGGAGCACTATACAATGGCTACATTTCGGATATAACACGAACAGTGGCAGTAGGTGAGCCATCTGAAAAATTAGTAGAAATGTATAATACAGTACTTGCATCACAACTTTTATCGCTTGAAAAAGTTGGTCCTGGTTTAACGGGTATTCAGGCAGATGCAATTGCGCGTGACTATTTAACAGAAAAAGGCTATGGTGAGGCATTTGGGCATTCTTTAGGACATGGTATTGGTCTTGAAGTACATGAAGGCCCTGGCTTATCGAAGCGTTCTGAAACGGTATTAGAACCGGGTATGGCCGTTACGATTGAACCAGGTGTTTATGTGCCAGGAGTCGGTGGTGTTCGTATCGAAGACGATATTTTAATCACTGAGTCAGGTAATGAACTGCTAACACATTCGACTAAAGAACTCATCATCTTATAA
- the efp gene encoding elongation factor P, producing the protein MISVNDFRTGLTIIVDGQLYRVLDFQHVKPGKGAAFVRSKLRNLRNGSVNEKTFRAGEKVEKAQIDNRKMQYLYAQGDEHVFMDLESYEQTELASAAIEYELKFLKENMEVHIQSYQGEMLGVELPNTVELEVAETEPGIKGDTASGGTKPATLQTGLIVQVPFFVNQGDVLIINTSEASYVSRA; encoded by the coding sequence ATGATTTCAGTAAACGATTTCCGTACAGGTCTAACAATTATTGTTGATGGCCAATTATATCGCGTGTTAGATTTCCAACACGTTAAACCAGGTAAAGGTGCTGCATTCGTACGTTCTAAATTACGTAACCTACGTAACGGTTCTGTGAATGAAAAAACATTTCGTGCTGGTGAAAAAGTAGAAAAAGCACAAATTGATAATCGTAAAATGCAATATTTATATGCTCAAGGTGATGAGCATGTATTTATGGATTTAGAATCATATGAGCAAACTGAACTAGCTTCAGCAGCTATTGAATATGAATTAAAATTCCTAAAAGAAAACATGGAAGTACACATCCAATCTTACCAAGGCGAAATGCTAGGTGTAGAATTACCAAACACTGTTGAATTAGAAGTAGCAGAAACAGAACCAGGTATTAAAGGTGATACAGCTTCAGGTGGTACAAAACCTGCAACACTTCAAACTGGACTTATTGTTCAAGTTCCATTCTTCGTTAACCAAGGCGATGTGTTAATTATCAACACTTCAGAAGCTTCATACGTATCACGCGCATAA
- a CDS encoding NAD(P)H-dependent flavin oxidoreductase, translating into MLQKLEMQYPIIQAPMAGVTTPKFVAACAEIGILGSIGAGYLDGEQTRSFIKEVKKLTDKPFSVNLFVQEEPRIDIDVLQQARMALQPYYDELGLSPVQSVTSNEVFAGQLQAVLEEQVAVCSFTFGIPSSEVIQRLKANDVYVIGTATTLEEAILIEQSGMDAVVLQGGEAGGHRGSFIEPLQLIAREDLLQQVAGKISIPIIAAGGIISKEDVDRALSSGAQAVQIGTALLVADECEISPLYKNAILQSKAQQTTITYAFTGKAARGLANYFTEHMKDAVVAPYPLQHYLTSTIRKESTLQGNAQYLSMWMGENSHLVQPGTVKSIIEKLV; encoded by the coding sequence ATGTTACAAAAATTAGAGATGCAATATCCAATAATTCAAGCACCTATGGCTGGAGTTACTACACCAAAATTTGTTGCAGCTTGCGCGGAGATAGGTATTCTAGGATCAATTGGAGCGGGTTATTTAGATGGAGAGCAAACTAGAAGCTTTATAAAAGAAGTTAAAAAGCTTACTGACAAACCATTTTCGGTCAATTTATTTGTGCAAGAAGAGCCGCGTATTGATATAGATGTCCTCCAACAAGCGCGGATGGCGTTGCAGCCTTACTATGATGAGTTAGGATTATCGCCTGTACAAAGTGTGACGTCTAATGAAGTGTTTGCAGGGCAATTACAGGCAGTACTGGAAGAACAGGTAGCCGTTTGCTCGTTCACATTTGGCATACCTTCTTCAGAGGTTATTCAACGTTTAAAGGCCAACGATGTTTATGTCATTGGCACAGCTACTACATTAGAAGAAGCTATTCTTATTGAACAATCAGGTATGGATGCAGTCGTATTACAAGGTGGTGAGGCAGGTGGTCATCGAGGATCTTTTATTGAACCACTGCAATTAATTGCTCGAGAAGATTTATTACAGCAAGTAGCGGGTAAAATTTCAATTCCAATCATTGCAGCTGGTGGAATTATTTCAAAAGAGGATGTGGATCGGGCTCTTTCTAGTGGTGCACAGGCGGTACAAATTGGTACAGCTTTGTTAGTAGCAGATGAGTGTGAAATATCACCGCTATACAAAAATGCCATATTACAGTCGAAGGCACAACAGACGACCATTACGTATGCTTTTACTGGCAAAGCGGCTCGTGGATTAGCTAATTACTTTACTGAACATATGAAGGACGCTGTCGTAGCTCCTTATCCATTACAACATTATTTAACGTCTACTATTCGTAAAGAAAGTACATTGCAAGGAAATGCACAATATTTATCGATGTGGATGGGTGAAAATAGTCATCTAGTGCAACCAGGCACAGTAAAAAGCATCATTGAAAAATTAGTATAG
- a CDS encoding stage III sporulation protein AE produces the protein MQEQLISFFIDPFFLLLKMTLILCGYVIIFLIVNMILPEFEKGTRILFFLIVLATIGPVVVNSFQLIDEIAKGLSHIFTAFYPILTSSFLLSSSITAIASWQPFLLFFVQVLTIISSKWLIPGVLFAIVFDVCSVIVKEISFTRIAELIRFTIMSIVSASVICYIILMSASGVAAFSVNKAVAEPVKKLIEENIPVVGSFIVDSFSMFQHMTQFSTSISSISAFIAVITVSFIPTVQLVVSAYSLKLLAAILEPIAFDDICKLLDHVSKSLFTLCAVSFLIAFSFMFSCFFLIVFVQVMVGGR, from the coding sequence GTGCAGGAGCAACTCATTTCGTTTTTCATCGATCCATTTTTTCTCTTGCTCAAAATGACGCTTATATTGTGTGGCTACGTCATCATTTTTTTGATTGTCAACATGATATTACCAGAATTTGAAAAAGGGACAAGAATACTTTTTTTTCTCATTGTATTAGCAACAATAGGGCCAGTAGTCGTCAATTCATTTCAACTAATTGATGAGATTGCAAAAGGACTTTCACATATATTCACGGCATTTTACCCAATTCTCACTTCTAGTTTTTTGTTATCTAGTAGCATAACAGCCATTGCTTCTTGGCAGCCTTTTTTGCTTTTTTTTGTACAAGTCCTAACGATTATTAGTAGTAAATGGCTTATCCCAGGTGTGCTTTTTGCCATTGTATTCGATGTATGCAGTGTCATTGTCAAAGAAATATCTTTTACGAGAATTGCAGAGTTGATTCGTTTTACCATTATGAGTATTGTTTCAGCGTCCGTCATTTGCTACATTATTTTAATGTCAGCTAGTGGAGTTGCTGCATTTAGTGTTAATAAGGCTGTTGCAGAACCTGTGAAAAAATTAATAGAAGAAAATATTCCAGTAGTCGGTTCCTTTATTGTTGATAGTTTTTCGATGTTTCAGCATATGACACAATTTTCTACTTCGATTAGTAGTATAAGTGCCTTTATCGCGGTTATCACGGTATCGTTTATACCAACTGTCCAGCTAGTAGTTAGTGCGTATTCGTTAAAACTATTAGCAGCTATTTTAGAACCGATTGCTTTTGATGATATTTGTAAATTACTCGATCATGTTAGTAAATCTCTATTCACTTTATGTGCAGTATCATTTCTAATTGCTTTTTCATTTATGTTTTCTTGTTTTTTCCTTATCGTTTTCGTGCAAGTGATGGTTGGGGGGAGATAG
- a CDS encoding SpoIIIAH-like family protein, with product MRVRRRTVWFMTLLSLVAVISVYYLVDPAKQFNGLTIFTDDTLQQTAITGVTDQEATNKDATQEVLSPSHLFEEMRMQVSDERSQLRQQLTQKIGSEEYTAEEKNEAYNEIDGLIKQESTEAMLEMLIKSLGYSDAFVRAEGEKVSVTVMAEELSKSQANEIIYLVKTEWEGANDVQVKFSANNY from the coding sequence ATGCGCGTACGTAGAAGAACAGTTTGGTTTATGACATTATTAAGTCTTGTAGCAGTAATTTCAGTTTATTATTTGGTTGATCCTGCAAAACAATTTAATGGCTTAACGATTTTTACAGATGATACATTACAGCAAACAGCAATTACGGGTGTTACAGATCAGGAGGCAACTAATAAAGATGCAACACAAGAAGTATTGTCTCCAAGTCACTTATTTGAGGAAATGCGTATGCAAGTTAGTGATGAAAGAAGTCAATTACGTCAACAACTAACACAAAAAATTGGTTCAGAAGAATATACTGCTGAAGAAAAAAATGAAGCTTATAATGAAATAGACGGTTTGATTAAACAGGAATCAACAGAGGCAATGCTTGAAATGCTCATTAAATCTTTAGGCTATTCCGATGCTTTTGTTAGAGCGGAAGGTGAGAAAGTTTCTGTCACAGTTATGGCAGAAGAGTTATCAAAATCACAAGCAAATGAGATTATTTATTTAGTAAAAACAGAGTGGGAAGGCGCAAATGACGTTCAAGTTAAATTCAGCGCAAACAACTATTAA
- the accB gene encoding acetyl-CoA carboxylase biotin carboxyl carrier protein — MFKIQEIREIIKLVDSSSIDEFVYEVDGAKVKLKKNGVVVTETVAPKKEETAPVVQQSAPAAPVAAPAKVEEAPAPATPASNDPSLHKIVSPMVGTFYAAPNPDSPAYVKVGDKVGDETIVCIVEAMKLFNEIEAEVKGEIVEVLAKDGDLVEYGQPLFLVKAE, encoded by the coding sequence ATGTTCAAAATTCAAGAAATTCGTGAAATTATTAAATTAGTAGATTCTTCTTCAATCGACGAGTTCGTTTATGAAGTAGATGGCGCAAAAGTTAAATTAAAAAAGAATGGTGTTGTTGTTACTGAAACTGTGGCACCTAAAAAAGAAGAAACAGCCCCTGTTGTACAACAATCTGCACCAGCAGCACCTGTAGCAGCTCCAGCCAAAGTTGAAGAAGCACCAGCACCCGCAACACCTGCAAGTAACGACCCATCGTTACATAAAATTGTATCACCAATGGTAGGTACTTTCTATGCAGCTCCAAACCCAGATTCACCGGCATACGTAAAAGTGGGCGACAAAGTAGGCGACGAAACAATCGTTTGTATCGTAGAAGCAATGAAGCTATTCAACGAAATCGAAGCAGAAGTTAAAGGTGAAATCGTTGAAGTACTTGCAAAAGATGGCGATTTAGTAGAATACGGTCAACCATTATTCCTTGTAAAAGCTGAGTAA
- the accC gene encoding acetyl-CoA carboxylase biotin carboxylase subunit: MKKVLIANRGEIAVRIIRACKELGIKSVAVYSEADAEALHVKLADEAYCIGPKLSKDSYLSFPALLSVAEKTGADGIHPGYGFVSENADFAEACENAGIKFIGPSSDSIKIMGIKDVARTTMEAAGVPLVPGTGIVPDIETGKEWAAKIGYPVIIKATAGGGGKGIRVARTEEELVKGIDITQKEAAAAFGNPGVYLEKFIEYFRHCEIQVLADSFGNVVHLGERDCTVQRRMQKLVEEAPSPALSSERRAEMGAAAVKAAEACNYEGAGTIEFIYDYQEDKFYFMEMNTRIQVEHPVTEMISGVDLVQQQLKIASGEKLPFTQDDIKINGWAIECRINAENAYKNFMPSAGTVDTYITPGGYGVRIDSAVYAGYTIPPYYDSMVAKLIVHADTREEAIAKMNRALSEFEVAGPGINTTIPFHQALMNNDVFKSAQFNTKFLEENDVLGTNK; encoded by the coding sequence ATGAAAAAAGTATTAATCGCAAACCGCGGCGAAATCGCTGTTCGTATTATTCGTGCCTGTAAAGAGTTAGGCATCAAATCAGTTGCCGTATATTCTGAAGCAGACGCAGAAGCATTACATGTGAAGTTAGCAGACGAAGCATATTGTATCGGTCCGAAGCTATCAAAAGATTCTTATTTAAGCTTCCCTGCATTATTAAGCGTAGCAGAAAAAACAGGAGCAGATGGTATCCACCCAGGTTACGGTTTCGTTTCTGAAAATGCTGATTTTGCTGAAGCATGTGAAAATGCGGGCATTAAATTTATTGGTCCTTCATCTGATTCAATTAAAATCATGGGGATTAAAGACGTTGCTCGTACAACAATGGAAGCAGCAGGTGTTCCACTTGTTCCAGGTACTGGTATTGTACCAGATATCGAAACAGGTAAAGAGTGGGCTGCGAAAATCGGTTACCCTGTGATCATTAAAGCAACTGCTGGGGGTGGCGGTAAAGGTATCCGTGTAGCTCGTACAGAAGAAGAGCTTGTAAAAGGGATTGATATTACGCAAAAAGAGGCTGCTGCAGCGTTTGGCAACCCTGGCGTATATTTAGAAAAATTCATCGAATACTTCCGTCACTGTGAAATTCAAGTGTTAGCTGATAGTTTCGGTAATGTCGTACATTTAGGCGAGCGTGACTGTACAGTTCAACGTCGTATGCAGAAGTTAGTAGAGGAAGCTCCATCTCCTGCACTATCATCTGAACGTCGTGCAGAAATGGGTGCAGCAGCGGTGAAAGCAGCAGAAGCATGTAACTATGAAGGTGCTGGTACAATCGAGTTCATCTACGACTATCAAGAGGACAAGTTCTACTTCATGGAAATGAATACTCGTATTCAAGTAGAACACCCAGTAACAGAAATGATTTCTGGTGTCGATCTTGTTCAACAACAATTAAAAATTGCATCTGGTGAGAAACTTCCATTCACACAAGATGACATTAAAATAAATGGTTGGGCAATTGAATGCCGTATTAACGCAGAAAATGCATACAAAAACTTTATGCCATCAGCTGGTACTGTAGACACTTATATTACACCAGGTGGCTATGGTGTACGTATCGATTCTGCTGTTTATGCAGGTTATACAATTCCTCCATACTACGATTCAATGGTTGCAAAACTTATCGTTCATGCAGATACTCGTGAAGAAGCAATTGCAAAAATGAATCGTGCGCTTAGTGAATTTGAAGTTGCTGGTCCTGGTATCAATACAACAATTCCTTTCCACCAAGCATTAATGAACAACGACGTTTTCAAGTCTGCGCAATTCAACACGAAATTCTTGGAAGAAAACGATGTATTAGGAACAAACAAATAA
- a CDS encoding class I SAM-dependent methyltransferase — MVFYNFEEYDDPILYDKENELYMPELPFLLKWASNMQGTIIDLACGTGRMTIPLAKNGCKLIGVDIHEGMLNEARKKATHLALPIEWVKQDCTTLNLPAKSNFIYSVGNAFQHFLTNQSQDDLLASVNKHLEIDGIFIFSTRFPSVEELLQPSTKEYWRTYTDSDTHYIVDLYTISHYDSLNQIQQYTTIRKYKNIDGQIVDEKSTKISLRYVFPKEMERMLLGNGFEIAAVYQDWNETPATNDSYELIYVCKKISK; from the coding sequence ATGGTTTTTTATAATTTTGAAGAATACGATGATCCAATTTTATATGATAAAGAAAATGAACTATATATGCCTGAATTGCCATTCTTGCTAAAATGGGCGTCTAATATGCAAGGTACTATTATTGATTTAGCTTGTGGCACGGGGAGAATGACGATTCCATTAGCGAAAAATGGTTGCAAGCTGATAGGAGTAGACATACATGAAGGTATGCTAAATGAGGCGAGGAAAAAAGCAACTCATCTTGCTTTACCAATCGAATGGGTAAAGCAAGACTGTACGACATTGAATTTACCGGCTAAAAGTAATTTCATCTATTCAGTAGGTAATGCTTTTCAACATTTCCTTACAAATCAATCTCAAGATGATTTACTCGCCTCTGTAAATAAGCATTTAGAAATTGACGGCATATTTATTTTTAGTACGAGGTTCCCAAGTGTTGAGGAGTTGCTTCAACCGAGTACGAAAGAATATTGGAGAACGTATACGGATAGTGATACGCATTATATTGTTGATCTTTATACAATTAGTCATTATGATTCATTAAATCAAATTCAACAGTATACGACGATTAGAAAGTATAAAAATATCGATGGTCAAATTGTAGATGAAAAAAGCACCAAAATTAGTTTAAGATATGTGTTTCCAAAAGAAATGGAGAGAATGTTACTTGGCAATGGATTTGAAATCGCTGCTGTTTATCAGGATTGGAATGAAACGCCGGCAACGAATGATAGTTATGAATTGATATATGTTTGCAAAAAAATAAGCAAATGA
- a CDS encoding Asp23/Gls24 family envelope stress response protein, producing MAEKVGQSFVQPTPSGKEELGKIEVAAEVIEIVAGIAVNEVEGIAATRGNIATGVVERFGKKVHNKGIKSGVTEHGEIAIDVFCSVKYGYSIPKVAKDVQTQIRQAILNMTALETAEVNVHITGIHFEKEEVVIH from the coding sequence ATGGCAGAGAAAGTAGGACAATCTTTCGTACAACCAACACCTTCTGGTAAAGAAGAGCTTGGGAAAATTGAAGTAGCTGCAGAAGTAATCGAAATTGTAGCTGGAATCGCGGTTAACGAGGTAGAGGGTATCGCAGCAACTCGTGGCAATATTGCAACAGGCGTCGTTGAACGTTTCGGCAAAAAAGTACACAATAAAGGCATTAAATCAGGGGTCACAGAACATGGTGAGATCGCTATTGATGTATTTTGTTCTGTAAAATATGGCTATTCGATTCCGAAAGTGGCAAAAGATGTACAAACGCAAATTCGCCAAGCAATTTTAAATATGACTGCACTTGAAACAGCAGAGGTGAATGTACATATTACAGGTATTCACTTCGAAAAAGAGGAAGTAGTAATTCATTAA
- a CDS encoding MFS transporter, whose translation MNKKQALTLTILLSNLFIAFLGIGLVIPVLPTIMNELNITGSVVGYMVAAFAITQLIVSPIAGRLVDRVGRKVMIVIGLIIFGLSELLFGMGRSIEILFISRMLGGVSAAFIMPAVTAFIADITTMAQRPKALGYMSAAISTGFIIGPGLGGFLAEYGTRVPFYAAGVLGFIAALLSFTLLKEPTRAMDDTEAAPSILSSAKRIFSPLYFIAFVLIFVLSFGLAAFESLFSLFVDHKFAFTPSDIAIIITGSGIIGALAQLLLFDWLTKKMGEINVIRYSLILSAALTFAMTMVSHYFAILFVTFFIFVGFDLIRPAVTSYLSKIAGNEQGFVGGMNSMFTSLGNIFGPIIGGMLFDIDLNYPYYFATIVLVLGVILAFFWKKPKDIAL comes from the coding sequence ATGAACAAGAAACAAGCTTTAACCTTAACTATTTTGTTATCCAATTTATTCATTGCCTTTTTAGGGATAGGATTGGTTATTCCCGTATTGCCAACTATCATGAATGAACTGAATATAACAGGCTCTGTCGTTGGCTATATGGTTGCAGCATTTGCCATTACTCAACTTATTGTATCGCCTATCGCAGGCAGACTAGTCGATCGAGTTGGTCGAAAAGTTATGATTGTTATCGGTCTAATTATTTTTGGACTTTCGGAACTATTATTCGGTATGGGTCGTTCAATTGAAATTTTATTTATATCACGCATGCTCGGTGGTGTTAGTGCTGCTTTTATCATGCCTGCAGTAACTGCTTTTATTGCTGATATTACAACAATGGCACAGCGTCCAAAGGCACTTGGCTACATGAGTGCAGCCATTAGTACTGGCTTTATTATCGGGCCAGGTCTCGGTGGATTTTTAGCGGAATACGGCACACGTGTACCCTTTTACGCAGCAGGTGTACTCGGTTTCATAGCCGCACTATTGTCGTTTACACTATTAAAAGAACCTACGCGTGCAATGGATGATACAGAAGCTGCACCTTCTATTTTAAGCAGTGCAAAGCGTATTTTTAGCCCTTTGTATTTCATTGCATTTGTGCTTATTTTTGTCCTTTCATTTGGTCTCGCAGCATTCGAATCACTTTTTAGTTTATTCGTCGATCATAAATTTGCATTTACACCGTCAGATATTGCCATTATCATTACCGGAAGTGGTATTATTGGCGCGCTTGCGCAGTTATTATTATTTGATTGGCTTACTAAGAAAATGGGTGAAATCAACGTTATCCGATACTCACTCATACTTTCTGCCGCTCTGACCTTTGCGATGACAATGGTTAGTCATTATTTCGCAATATTATTTGTTACATTCTTTATTTTTGTCGGCTTCGATTTAATCCGACCTGCTGTTACCTCCTATTTATCAAAAATCGCAGGGAATGAGCAAGGCTTTGTCGGAGGCATGAACTCAATGTTCACAAGTCTAGGAAATATTTTTGGACCAATCATTGGCGGCATGTTATTCGACATTGATTTAAACTATCCATATTATTTCGCTACAATCGTCTTAGTTCTCGGTGTTATCCTCGCATTTTTCTGGAAGAAACCAAAAGATATCGCTTTATAA
- a CDS encoding MerR family transcriptional regulator: MKEHYYTIGEVAKLANLSVQTLRYYDQIDLFKPAYTDSASNYRYYKDSQIFYLDIIKSLKYIGTSLEDIKKALMLTSEELLAFLEQQEQRLEEKISRLNEVKYTLLKTKKQMQEQIEIPIFGEVYTRFEEEMPILQVTTTELTPTSSTNTYYGTLTKIIENEGSVLNSRYGCIYPLAHYTDVNDIIYDAIFTPLLTERTFSKLSSNVKQTIVQEGKYACIAFIYHPDTYFSFYEKLKKYVDSQQASFESTVYELYMPATISSEREKKFIVELKIRQNAL, from the coding sequence ATGAAAGAACATTATTATACTATTGGTGAGGTCGCAAAATTAGCAAATCTCTCTGTACAGACACTCCGATACTATGACCAAATAGATTTGTTTAAACCTGCTTATACGGATTCCGCTAGCAATTACCGTTACTATAAAGATAGTCAGATTTTTTATTTGGATATAATTAAATCGCTAAAATATATCGGCACTTCGCTTGAGGACATTAAAAAGGCACTTATGCTGACATCTGAAGAGCTACTTGCCTTTTTAGAACAACAAGAGCAACGTTTAGAAGAAAAAATTTCACGACTCAACGAAGTGAAATATACCCTGCTGAAAACGAAAAAACAGATGCAAGAGCAAATTGAAATTCCTATCTTCGGAGAGGTATACACACGTTTTGAGGAAGAAATGCCAATTTTACAGGTCACTACGACTGAACTTACACCAACATCTAGCACCAATACGTACTATGGAACATTAACAAAAATTATAGAAAATGAAGGAAGTGTTTTAAATAGTCGTTATGGATGTATCTATCCGCTCGCTCATTACACAGATGTGAACGATATTATTTATGATGCAATATTTACACCACTATTAACTGAACGAACTTTTTCTAAACTTTCTTCTAATGTAAAGCAAACGATTGTTCAGGAAGGCAAATATGCATGTATCGCTTTTATTTATCACCCTGATACGTATTTCTCTTTTTATGAAAAGCTTAAAAAATATGTTGATTCACAACAAGCATCATTTGAATCAACTGTTTATGAATTATATATGCCTGCAACAATCTCTTCTGAGCGTGAAAAGAAATTTATTGTCGAATTAAAAATTAGACAAAATGCTTTATAG
- the nusB gene encoding transcription antitermination factor NusB, which yields MKRHEAREKALQVLFQLDNTDLTVEEAKEHIKGQPTNAFYEKIVNGTAEHLEEIDAVLTQHLEKWSLARLPKIERTVLRLAVYELLYMQETPKRVVLNEAIELCKTFGDDGSSKFVNGVLSKFTEQ from the coding sequence ATGAAACGACATGAAGCACGTGAAAAAGCGTTGCAAGTTTTGTTTCAGCTAGACAATACTGATCTTACAGTCGAAGAAGCAAAAGAACATATTAAAGGTCAACCAACTAATGCTTTCTACGAAAAGATTGTAAATGGAACAGCTGAACATTTAGAGGAAATTGATGCGGTATTAACGCAGCATCTAGAAAAGTGGTCACTTGCCCGTCTACCAAAAATTGAGAGAACAGTTTTAAGACTAGCTGTATACGAACTATTATACATGCAAGAAACACCAAAAAGAGTAGTACTTAATGAAGCAATCGAGTTATGCAAAACATTTGGAGACGATGGATCGTCGAAATTTGTCAATGGCGTACTTTCTAAATTTACAGAACAATAA